Below is a window of Fluviibacter phosphoraccumulans DNA.
CTATTCATTTGTGTGGCCGCCTGCACCGGGTCTTCGGACAAGGGTTCATGCATGGGCGCAATGTGCATCTTATAGCCCTTGCCAATGCCTAAACGTTCTACCCCTAAGACAAAAATCTTAGCACCGGTCAGGCTTTGTAGTCGCTGCACCAAGGTCATGGTGTAAGCCGGCCGCCCGAAGAACGGCGCCCAAACACCCTCACCCAATACCGGCACCTGATCGGGCAATATGCCCACGGTTTGCCCTTTGAGCAACGTCCTGACCAGAGAGCGGACACCACTCTGATTGGCCGGTGCCATTTTAAGTGTCGGACGCGTGCGCATGTTCACAATCCAGTCACGCAACCACGCCATTCGCGGTGGACGGAATAACACGGTAGATGGGTGATGCGAGCTATAAACGGGGCCCAATAATTCAAAGCACCCCATGTGTGGCGACAGCAAGATCACGCCTTTGCCCGCTGCCAACGCCTGTTCAAACAAATGCCAATCGGCTGGCGCCACGTTTCGGTTCAATGCACGGTCGTTACGCCGCACCCACCAGTAAGGCATTTCCAGAAACATCTGCCCTACCGACAGCATGGCCGCTCGCTGCATCTGAAGCGTTGCCTGCGGAAACGCACGTAAAAAGTTTTCGTTGGAGCGGCGCTTGAAGGACCCTGCGACTAACCAAGCAATCCAGCCAGCCCCTTGTCCCAGGGTTTGCAGTACACACAATGGCAGCAATGCCAGACTTCTAAAAACACAAGATGCCACTAAAGGCATTACACGATTCGACATACACACGCCTATAAACACTACAAAGACGCGCGTTCTTACCGACCTTCCACTCGCCACTCACCATAACGAACCTTAGCACGTTATGACCTGCCGCCCACGACTACCCGATACAAAAGACTTCTGTGACCTGAACGGATTGCTCGGGATTTCTCGACTGACTGAAGACCGCACGCCGGGCCCAAACTCGGTCGGGAGTACGCCCACCTAGCTGGACTCTGGTTAAGCGATAGAGGGGATGTCGTTTATCTAAAAACGCCCATTCACGCTGACAACGAACAAAACCACGGCGCGCAAACAGCAAGCTCCCCAGCGCCTGCTTACCCAGTTTATTGAACATAACGGACAACACACCGCGCGGAAGTGCCGGTAGCACCGAGTGCGCAACCACCAGCGGCTTCTCATCGTCGGCCGACAGTACAACGGCTCTGACGACGGCCAGTGGCAAGCGCCCGGAACCTTCGTCGTTATAGGGTTGACCCAGTGCTTGATGCAATACGCGGACATTGATTTTACCAAAATGGCGTTGCAAGCGTCGCGTCAGCGAACCGGATTCCAGTAGCCAAGGACGTAAATGCACCGGCGGCTTCAGTGCTTTTCCCAACGGGTGCCAGTGGCTGCCACGGCTCCGCCCTTGCAAACGTCGCGACTGCTTGCGGCTTTCTCGAAGGGCCATAAATCAGTATTCGCCCTGCGGCGATTTTTCCAGACCGATAATCTGGCTGCCCGGGTTGACACCATGCCGGGTAAACCAGCCCCGATTCACTTCCAGGGCATAGGTCGCATGGCGTTGCGTGCAATGATTTGTCTCTGACTGCGGAGACATGTCTTCAATATTAATCACCCGGCCCTGCGCATCCAGGAAGGCAACAGACAGCGGGATCTTCGTATTCTTCATCCACATGCAGAAATACGCCGGTGCCGGATAAACAAACAGCATGCCGCGTGAATCAGGCATCGACGTGCGATTCATCAATCCCAAAGATCGCTGGGCCTTATTGCTTGCCACTTCGACATCCAACGCCCCTGTACCTGCCGTCAGCGGAATCACGGGCAGATCGGCGGCGCTAGCCGATCCGACGGCAACCGCTAAAACCAATACAGCAAGAACAGAACGATAAGTGATGTGCATCAGGTGATCCGATTCAGTTGTTCTACAGTCACGGGCATGGATTGGCCCAATGCCAAGGGCTGACCATCATTGAGTGCTAAAAGCTGCACCCCACCGACCGAGACACGCACCAGCCGCAGCACCGGCAAACCCACAGCGGCACACATCCGCTTGACCTGGCGATTACGGCCTTCTGTGAGCGTTATCGCCAACCAAGCGGTGGGTATGGATTTCCGGAAACGGATGGGGGGGTTACGTGGCCACAAACAACGCGCCTCGATGTCTTCAGGCAATACCGCTACCTCACAAGATCGGGTGGGCCCATCATTCAGCACGGGGCCGGCACGTAAATGCTCAAGCGCAGCCGCATCGGGCGTGCCCTCCACCTGCGCCCAGTAACATTTAGCCAACTTATGACGGGGTTCGGCAATACGTGCCTGAAGCGAACCGTTATCCGTCAGCAAGAGCAAGCCTTCGCTGTCGGCATCCAACCGACCCGCCACCCGATATTCGGGCAGTTGCAGGTAATCAGACAAGCCTTGCCAGCGGCCCTCGGGCGTGAACTGGGAGACTACCCCGTAGGGTTTGTTAAAAGCAACGAGTGGCACAGCAAACTCTCGATATCAGATCATCATGAAAAAGCCCCGCTGATGAAACACCGCAGGGCTTTTGGACTGGGCTGAAACAGGTTCAGCGCGGCATTTAGATGGCTGCGTCGTCGATCTCACCAGTGCGGATGCGCACGACCTGATCAACGGGCAGCACAAAAATCTTGCCGTCACCAATTTTGCCGGTACGGGCCGACTTGATGATCGATTCCAGCACCTCTTCGACACGATCATCCTGAACCACGACTTCCAGGCGTACCTTCGGCAGAAAATCCACCACATACTCAGCCCCACGATACAGCTCGGTGTGACCTTTCTGGCGACCAAAACCACGCACCTCAGTAACGGTCAAACCTGTAACGCCGATTTCTGACAGGCCTTCACGGACTTCGTCGAGTTTAAACGGCTTGATAATGGCAACGATCTGCTTCATGACAACTCCATGCGGACAAGTACAAATTCTATAGGTGATAGCTTACCACTCATCGGCATATCGGTTGGTGATCGGATAGCGCCAATCCTTGCCAAAACCACGACGGGTGAGACGAATGCCTACCGGTGACTGGCGACGCTTATATTCAGAGATGCGCAACAGCCTGACGACCCGGCGCACGTCTGCTTCACGATACCCCAGGGCAATGATCTCGCGCGGACTCTGATCCTGCTCCATGTAAGCCGTGACAATGGCGTCAAGCACCTCGTAAGGCGGCAACGAATCCTGGTCGGTCTGATCAGGGCGCAACTCGGCTGAAGGCGGACGCTCGATAAT
It encodes the following:
- a CDS encoding lysophospholipid acyltransferase family protein, which encodes MSNRVMPLVASCVFRSLALLPLCVLQTLGQGAGWIAWLVAGSFKRRSNENFLRAFPQATLQMQRAAMLSVGQMFLEMPYWWVRRNDRALNRNVAPADWHLFEQALAAGKGVILLSPHMGCFELLGPVYSSHHPSTVLFRPPRMAWLRDWIVNMRTRPTLKMAPANQSGVRSLVRTLLKGQTVGILPDQVPVLGEGVWAPFFGRPAYTMTLVQRLQSLTGAKIFVLGVERLGIGKGYKMHIAPMHEPLSEDPVQAATQMNSAMEAMIRLAPTQYLWGYNRYKQPVA
- a CDS encoding chorismate--pyruvate lyase family protein; translated protein: MALRESRKQSRRLQGRSRGSHWHPLGKALKPPVHLRPWLLESGSLTRRLQRHFGKINVRVLHQALGQPYNDEGSGRLPLAVVRAVVLSADDEKPLVVAHSVLPALPRGVLSVMFNKLGKQALGSLLFARRGFVRCQREWAFLDKRHPLYRLTRVQLGGRTPDRVWARRAVFSQSRNPEQSVQVTEVFCIG
- a CDS encoding DUF192 domain-containing protein, encoding MHITYRSVLAVLVLAVAVGSASAADLPVIPLTAGTGALDVEVASNKAQRSLGLMNRTSMPDSRGMLFVYPAPAYFCMWMKNTKIPLSVAFLDAQGRVINIEDMSPQSETNHCTQRHATYALEVNRGWFTRHGVNPGSQIIGLEKSPQGEY
- a CDS encoding pseudouridine synthase is translated as MPLVAFNKPYGVVSQFTPEGRWQGLSDYLQLPEYRVAGRLDADSEGLLLLTDNGSLQARIAEPRHKLAKCYWAQVEGTPDAAALEHLRAGPVLNDGPTRSCEVAVLPEDIEARCLWPRNPPIRFRKSIPTAWLAITLTEGRNRQVKRMCAAVGLPVLRLVRVSVGGVQLLALNDGQPLALGQSMPVTVEQLNRIT
- a CDS encoding P-II family nitrogen regulator — translated: MKQIVAIIKPFKLDEVREGLSEIGVTGLTVTEVRGFGRQKGHTELYRGAEYVVDFLPKVRLEVVVQDDRVEEVLESIIKSARTGKIGDGKIFVLPVDQVVRIRTGEIDDAAI